The sequence below is a genomic window from Candidatus Neomarinimicrobiota bacterium.
TTGATTCGGATTTATGTTTTTGATGAAAACCTGAAACAGGCAGGCAGCCGGACGGCCCTGTCGGATTTCCCCATAAACAGTCGGCCGTTTTTGGGATCGGATGGGCAGCATCTGTATGTGTTCTGGCTACGTAAATCCGGAAAAAACGGTGAAATTGTTTTTCAGGATATAAATCAAATATCGGATACTCCCCCAAAAATCCTGGCAAAGTGTTCCGGCAACAGCGGATGGATTCGGACGGCTGCATCTCCGGACGGTGATATGATGGTGGTCTGGCAGGACGGGTCTCAAAAGCCGTATCAATGCCGGTACTCGCTCTTTAAGGATGGAAAACCAGGCCAGATGCAGACACTTAAATCTGACTTTCCGGTACGTCATCCCGATGTGATTTTCGGCGGGGATGCTTTTTATGTCGCTGCAGAATACGGGGTAAAAGACTTTCAGTCCCAGATTTACCTCAGCCGGATAAGCAAAAAGGGGAATCCTGATGAAACAATCCGAATAACCGATCATCCTGCAGGTAATTATTACCCCTCTCTGGCCCTTTTATCCACGGGGGATATTGCTCTGGCTTATTACAGTCCGCGAAAAGGGAAACAACATTGGGATATGCCCCGATGGGTCTATCTTTCCCTCTATAACGGCAGGAAAGTCCGTCATTTGGAGACCCTTCCCGGTATGGACCTTTCCAAGGAACTCACAGATCAGAGTCTTGAATATCCCAGACTGGCCGCTCTGGATTCCGGGCAGCTTTTCCTGACGGGGCGTCCTTCCCAGAACTTCTTCATACAGGTTCAAGGGGAAAAGGGATTTGAAAAACCCTGTCGCTTAGAGCAGGACGGATGGGGAGGCCGGGGACTGACCGTTGAACTTGCTGTCAGCGGAAACACGGTTTATACAGTCCGCCGGGATTTAAGAAAAGTTATCCTGCAGAAAATTGAGGTGCGCCATCCGGAAGGCCGGATGTCTAAACTGAAATCATTCCCTGCTGCCGACCGGATTCCTGCACTGAAAAATCCATCCTATGAGAACTACCGGAATGTTTATCCGAAAATCATGGGAGGGACTGTCTTTTTCGGCGATTTGCACCACCATACCGCTTATTCGGATGGCATTGGAGATCCGGACGAGTATTATACCCGGGCACGAAATCTTTTTGGGGATGATTTTTTCTGCCTGACGGATCATGATAATTTTGTAGGACGGCCGATGCAGCCGGGAGACTGGCAGATGATGAAGGATGTGGCGGATTACTACAATGCCGATGATGTTTTCGCTACCTTTTACGGGATTGAGTGGACCACAGGCCGCTATCCCAACAGAGGATACGGCCACCGCAATATTTATTCTATCCATCCCGATATGCCCCTCATCGACCATACCCGGGAACCCTGGAAATCGTCGAAAGATTTGTTAAGAGAAATCCAGGCCTTTGACGGTATTGCCGTTCCCCATCATATTGGATGGACCGGTACGGACTGGGAAAATGCCGATGATGTCCGTCAACCCCTTTGTGAAATTATATCCAACCATGGTGCTTATGAATTTATGGGAAACCGTCCCATTCAGCACCGGGGAGGGAAAAAGGGCTGTTTTATGCAGGATGGACTGGCAGGCGGACATAAATTCGGTCTGATCGGCAGTACGGATTCTCATGGACTTATCTGGCACCACCGGGCCGGGTATAAACGAAATTGCATCAGGAGCGGACTGACAGCGGTCATTGCCGAAGATTTGAACCGTGAAAGCCTTTTCCAGGCTATGAAACGCCGGCATACCTATGCCACATCCGGCATTAAATTGTTCTTACGATTTGAATGTGAAAACGGTATGCAAGGTGATGTTCTGTCCATAATGAATGTCCCTGAATTTTCTGTGGAATGCATATCACCCGATCCAATTTTGCGCATTGTGATGGTGAAAAACAATTCGGATGTGTATGAATATGGAGGGGATGGTTTACGGTCACGCTTTACCTGGACAGATCCGAACCCGGTTCCCGGAAAAGAGAGCTGGTATTATCTGAGAATTACCACCCTTTCAGGTGAGATGGCCTGGAGCAGTCCGATATGGATTACTCCTTTGATTTAAATTCCTTTTATGTGATAAAGCCCTCATTTCACTGAAAAAACTTGATTTAGGAACTCTTATTATTGTATTTTGTTTTATATTGTATCATAAAAGCAGGGAGGTTGCCATGGCAAAAGGAGCAAAAGGATTCGGAGCGAAAATCGCTCACCGGGCGAAAGACAAAAGTAATACCATTTTTGTTAAAGTGTATAAACCCGTAAAGGGAGCCCATTCCGGAGTTAAGTTTAAAACCAGAATGGTTGCCGTTGCAGATAAAAGCGAACTGGATAAAATGAAATAAAGGGACTCCAATCTCCTTTTTGCAGGATAAAACAAAGCATCTCTTAAACAGAAGGAATTTTATATGAAATTTGCAGCAATCCTTTTAATGTTTTGTCTGACAACCTTTCTGATTGCCCAGGATTACCAGCAGGGTATGGAAGACGATATGGAAGCGTTTCGCCGCTTTCAGCAACAGGATGAAGAGGCCTTTTCCGATTTTCAGAAAAAAGACAGAGAAGCATTTGAGGCTTTCAGGAAAAAAGTGGAAAAAGAATGGGGAGATTTTATTTCGTCCACTCCCAATGACTGGGTGGAATACTCGGAAGATTTACAAAATCGCTTCAAAGTAGATTTCGAGAAGGGTGAAGTTACCATTGAAGTCCTTGTGGGTAAAGACGAAGCTAAAAATGAAGCCGTAGTCAAAGAAAAACTCGCCAAAGCCGTGGAACATATTGCCACAACACGGGCCAAGGCACAGGACTTTCCGGGACAGACGGCAGAAAAAAAGCCTGTGACACCCAAACCGGTTTTACATGATCAGTTGAAAACCCCGGATGGTAAAAAAGTTACCCCTCAGAATGCTAAAACCTTTGCACGGGAAGTTGTAAAAAAAGAGCCGGTAAAACCCAAGCCTGTTAAGGGTAATCCTGATAAAGTGAAAGTTCAGATTTCTCTGGCCCTTGCTCCGGACCATATTCAGACCCGTGCCAAAGATTATATTCCTTCCGTAAAAAAATATGCCTTAAAATATAACATTGATCCGGCATTGATTCTGGCCGTGATTCACACCGAATCTCATTTTAATCCAAAAGCCCGATCCCATATCCCTGCATACGGACTGATGCAGCTTGTTCCCTGGAGCGGTGCCAAAGATGCCAACCGGTTTCTTTTTAATAAAGATGAAGATGTTTCTGCCGGGGACCTGTACAATCCCGATAAAAATATCCAGTTTGGAGTTGCTTATATTTACATCCTCCAAAACCGGTATTTCAAGAAAATCGCAGATCCTCAGGTTAAGAATTATTGTACCATAGCGGCATACAATGCAGGGGCAGGAAATGTGAGCAGGGCTTTTATTGGCAATACAAATCTTCCAAAGGCAATTCCCACCATCAATACATATACACCGGACAGGGTATATCATCAGCTTAAAAATAAAATGTCCACGAAAGAAGCACGGAATTATATCCAAAAAGTTTCAAAACTTCACACCCAATACAAATCCTGGATGTAATCTTTAAAATAATTCAAAAATCGTGAAGGGAGAGGTTTTAATCACCTCTCCTTTTTTTTATGGATTGGATGAAGATTCGGGTGAGGTTGCCGGAATTCTCAGTATCATGACTGTGCCGGACGGCAAATTATCTTTTACCTCAATTTGACCCTGATACCTTTCGATGTTCTTTTTTACGATATAGAGTCCCAAACCAGCCCTTGCTCTGGGGCCAAAGGAAAACTCTTCATCGAAAATTTTGTTTTTTATGGCATCGGATATTCCGCTACCGTTATCGGCAACCCGGATTTCTATCATGGACTGATCACTGATGCGGACCGGTTGGATGGAAATATCCACACGGTCTGCTTTACCATGGGTGACGGAATTTTCAATCAGATTATCGACTACGGACTGTAATGCCTCATCAGCATAAGCTGTTCCCTGACCCGTTATGTGCCATTCAAGAGAAGGATGTTTTAAACGGACCCGGCTCACAACATCCAAAATATTGACCGGTTTCAGGGCCCCGGAGGAAGCAGAGATTTTTTCGAGCTGTTTCATCCGTTCAATGAGTTCAAGACTTGATTTTGCCTTTTGAACAATGGCATCGAGAAATTCTTCGTTTTTCTGTCTTTTATACAGCTTCACCGCACTCATGATGGCTGTGTTGTTGTTGGCGAGGTCATGACGCAATATTTTGTTGATCAGGGATAAATGATCCTGATGGCGCACTACCAGTTCATGCTCATTTTGAATAGCTTGATTTTTATTTTCTAATGTTTTTAAGTAGTTTCTTCGCATCTGGTTGATTATAACCAGGATGATGGTGATGACGATCATGAAAGCAACGATGACGATCAACATATTCCTGATTTGCCGGGCTTGCCGGACAGCAGATGTTTTTTCCAAAATTTCCATGCGGCTTTTTTGTCGTTCAAATTCG
It includes:
- a CDS encoding CehA/McbA family metallohydrolase, yielding MTKSITRRDFLKQTGLAGGGLIFLPLGRILANGFWEEHAWVDKAGKAPYWNMSPGVAVGEGVRANYPVIHLFDQRMYVALTEQHADKELIRIYVFDENLKQAGSRTALSDFPINSRPFLGSDGQHLYVFWLRKSGKNGEIVFQDINQISDTPPKILAKCSGNSGWIRTAASPDGDMMVVWQDGSQKPYQCRYSLFKDGKPGQMQTLKSDFPVRHPDVIFGGDAFYVAAEYGVKDFQSQIYLSRISKKGNPDETIRITDHPAGNYYPSLALLSTGDIALAYYSPRKGKQHWDMPRWVYLSLYNGRKVRHLETLPGMDLSKELTDQSLEYPRLAALDSGQLFLTGRPSQNFFIQVQGEKGFEKPCRLEQDGWGGRGLTVELAVSGNTVYTVRRDLRKVILQKIEVRHPEGRMSKLKSFPAADRIPALKNPSYENYRNVYPKIMGGTVFFGDLHHHTAYSDGIGDPDEYYTRARNLFGDDFFCLTDHDNFVGRPMQPGDWQMMKDVADYYNADDVFATFYGIEWTTGRYPNRGYGHRNIYSIHPDMPLIDHTREPWKSSKDLLREIQAFDGIAVPHHIGWTGTDWENADDVRQPLCEIISNHGAYEFMGNRPIQHRGGKKGCFMQDGLAGGHKFGLIGSTDSHGLIWHHRAGYKRNCIRSGLTAVIAEDLNRESLFQAMKRRHTYATSGIKLFLRFECENGMQGDVLSIMNVPEFSVECISPDPILRIVMVKNNSDVYEYGGDGLRSRFTWTDPNPVPGKESWYYLRITTLSGEMAWSSPIWITPLI
- a CDS encoding DUF3393 domain-containing protein translates to MKFAAILLMFCLTTFLIAQDYQQGMEDDMEAFRRFQQQDEEAFSDFQKKDREAFEAFRKKVEKEWGDFISSTPNDWVEYSEDLQNRFKVDFEKGEVTIEVLVGKDEAKNEAVVKEKLAKAVEHIATTRAKAQDFPGQTAEKKPVTPKPVLHDQLKTPDGKKVTPQNAKTFAREVVKKEPVKPKPVKGNPDKVKVQISLALAPDHIQTRAKDYIPSVKKYALKYNIDPALILAVIHTESHFNPKARSHIPAYGLMQLVPWSGAKDANRFLFNKDEDVSAGDLYNPDKNIQFGVAYIYILQNRYFKKIADPQVKNYCTIAAYNAGAGNVSRAFIGNTNLPKAIPTINTYTPDRVYHQLKNKMSTKEARNYIQKVSKLHTQYKSWM